In the Gymnodinialimonas sp. 202GB13-11 genome, one interval contains:
- a CDS encoding HD domain-containing protein: MTETVSFTQMRDGTKEDYELLERKEKPFLALTGDRVMDELRRQGEVTLEGYRITRLEHALQSATRAERDGADIDWIVGALLHDIGDGLAPQNHDRMSAEVIRPFVRWDVAWVVEHHGLFQMLYYGHHYGWDRNARDRYRDHPCFESCATFCERWDQSSFDPDYDSKPLEYFEPMVREVFGRKAYAADVLREGEVSPLVAA, translated from the coding sequence ATGACCGAGACAGTCAGCTTCACCCAGATGAGGGACGGGACCAAAGAAGACTACGAGCTTCTTGAGCGTAAGGAAAAGCCGTTCCTTGCCCTGACCGGTGACCGGGTGATGGACGAGTTGCGCCGTCAGGGAGAGGTCACGCTGGAAGGCTATCGCATCACGCGGCTGGAGCACGCCCTGCAGAGCGCCACGCGCGCGGAACGGGACGGGGCGGATATCGACTGGATCGTCGGCGCGCTTTTGCATGACATTGGCGACGGCCTTGCGCCGCAAAACCATGACCGCATGTCGGCGGAGGTGATCCGGCCTTTCGTGCGGTGGGATGTGGCCTGGGTGGTCGAGCATCACGGACTGTTCCAGATGCTCTATTACGGTCACCACTACGGTTGGGACCGCAATGCGCGGGACCGCTACCGGGACCATCCTTGTTTCGAGAGCTGCGCGACCTTTTGCGAGCGCTGGGATCAGTCGAGTTTCGATCCTGACTATGACAGCAAACCCTTGGAATATTTTGAGCCGATGGTCCGCGAAGTCTTTGGCCGCAAGGCCTA
- a CDS encoding N-acetyltransferase family protein, whose protein sequence is MITVRKAHDLDAREMAEILNEVIQIGGTTALTGEIEAQYFIDRMKTDPETSSWLVAETAEGAIVGFQWFTKGEGYLPPEAAEIATFAKPGQQGLGIGSKLMDATKAAAKAQGYKWINANIRADNESGLTYYQSRGFEDYGKIEGYQMADGRRVDKILKRFDL, encoded by the coding sequence ATGATAACTGTCCGCAAAGCCCATGACCTAGACGCGCGCGAGATGGCGGAGATCCTGAACGAAGTGATCCAGATCGGCGGCACAACTGCACTGACCGGCGAGATCGAGGCGCAGTATTTCATCGACCGTATGAAAACGGACCCCGAGACATCTTCCTGGCTGGTCGCTGAAACGGCAGAAGGGGCGATCGTGGGCTTTCAATGGTTCACGAAAGGCGAGGGGTATCTGCCGCCCGAGGCCGCCGAGATTGCGACCTTTGCAAAGCCGGGCCAGCAGGGACTTGGCATCGGTTCAAAGCTGATGGATGCGACGAAAGCCGCCGCGAAAGCGCAGGGCTATAAATGGATCAACGCCAATATCCGCGCCGATAATGAAAGTGGGCTGACGTACTACCAGTCCCGCGGGTTCGAGGATTATGGCAAGATCGAAGGCTATCAGATGGCCGACGGGAGACGTGTCGACAAGATCCTCAAGCGCTTCGATCTCTAG
- the ahcY gene encoding adenosylhomocysteinase encodes MSDYVVKDIALAEFGRKELDIAETEMPGLMALREEYGAEKPLAGARIVGSLHMTIQTAVLIETLVDLGADVRWASCNIFSTQDHAAAAIAKAGIPVFAVKGQSLEEHWDYLDQSFMFPDGPNLILDDGGDATLYILLGARAEAGEEIIPVPQSEEEEVIKAQIKKRMEASPGWFTKMRDQIKGVSEETTTGVHRLYDLQKNGQLPFPAINVNDSVTKSKFDNKYGCKESLVDGIRRATDTMMAGKVAVVMGYGDVGKGSAASLRGAGARVKVTEADPICALQAAMDGFEVVLLEENLDADIFITTTGNKDVIRIEHMREMKDMAIVGNIGHFDNEIQVAALKNHKWTNIKDQVDMIEMPNGNRLILLSEGRLLNLGNATGHPSFVMSASFTNQVLAQMELWNNTAAYDNQVYILPKKLDEKVAMLHLKKIGVKLTQLDKEQADYIGVPQDGPFKPEHYRY; translated from the coding sequence ATGAGTGATTACGTCGTCAAGGACATCGCACTGGCCGAGTTTGGCCGCAAGGAACTCGACATTGCCGAGACCGAAATGCCGGGCCTGATGGCCCTGCGTGAGGAATACGGCGCGGAGAAGCCTCTGGCCGGCGCGCGGATTGTCGGATCCTTGCATATGACCATTCAGACGGCAGTGTTGATCGAGACGCTGGTGGATCTGGGCGCGGATGTCCGTTGGGCTTCGTGCAACATCTTCTCGACCCAGGACCATGCGGCGGCGGCGATTGCCAAGGCGGGCATCCCGGTTTTTGCGGTGAAGGGCCAGTCGCTGGAAGAGCATTGGGATTACCTGGACCAGTCGTTCATGTTCCCCGACGGGCCGAACCTGATCCTCGACGATGGCGGCGACGCGACACTTTACATTCTTTTGGGCGCGCGCGCCGAGGCGGGCGAAGAGATTATCCCCGTCCCGCAATCCGAAGAAGAAGAGGTCATCAAGGCGCAGATCAAGAAGCGCATGGAAGCCAGCCCCGGTTGGTTCACCAAGATGCGTGACCAGATCAAAGGCGTGTCGGAAGAGACCACGACAGGCGTGCATCGCCTCTATGATCTGCAGAAGAACGGCCAGCTTCCGTTCCCCGCGATCAACGTGAACGACTCTGTCACCAAGTCGAAGTTCGACAACAAGTACGGCTGTAAGGAGTCGCTGGTCGACGGCATCCGCCGCGCCACCGACACGATGATGGCCGGTAAGGTCGCCGTCGTCATGGGTTACGGCGATGTGGGCAAAGGCTCTGCCGCTTCCTTGCGTGGTGCAGGTGCCCGCGTGAAAGTGACGGAAGCCGACCCGATCTGCGCGCTTCAGGCGGCGATGGACGGGTTCGAAGTTGTGCTGCTGGAAGAGAACCTGGACGCCGACATCTTCATCACAACGACTGGCAACAAGGACGTGATCCGCATCGAGCATATGCGCGAGATGAAGGACATGGCGATTGTCGGCAACATCGGTCACTTCGATAACGAGATTCAGGTCGCAGCGCTGAAAAACCACAAATGGACCAACATCAAGGACCAGGTGGACATGATCGAGATGCCGAACGGCAATCGTCTTATCCTGCTGTCCGAAGGCCGTCTTCTGAACCTCGGCAACGCCACCGGCCATCCGTCGTTTGTGATGTCGGCGTCTTTCACCAACCAAGTGCTCGCGCAGATGGAGCTGTGGAACAACACAGCCGCCTACGACAATCAGGTCTACATCCTGCCCAAGAAGCTGGATGAGAAAGTAGCGATGCTGCACCTGAAAAAGATCGGTGTGAAGCTGACCCAGCTGGACAAGGAACAGGCCGACTATATCGGCGTGCCGCAGGACGGGCCGTTCAAGCCAGAGCATTACCGCTACTGA
- a CDS encoding LysR family transcriptional regulator produces the protein MDWRDIPSLSALRAFEAAARLGSLSEAARTLNVTHAAVAAHVRTLEAEFGQPLLTRSGRGMVPTQAGAELARDLGTGFAEIAAGVRAARQGREDRPVILTTTPSFAQSWLMPRLAAFWSDHPDVPLTVQTDHSMIDLRREGVDLAIRHGKGPWPGLEGTVLTRASMVIVAQPGRFEMPFECCSPEAWAHVKTLPWLHDMSHSEFNKRLIRLGIEPEKLKMTKLQSNALILPACRAGAGVSAQPAALVEQDIEEGRLEVLAEETMSDMAYHLLHLPGPLSRRAQTFVTWLKRDLKRASKAG, from the coding sequence ATGGATTGGCGTGACATCCCCTCCCTCTCGGCGCTGCGCGCGTTTGAGGCCGCTGCGCGCCTCGGCTCGCTGTCCGAGGCGGCGCGCACGCTGAACGTGACCCATGCGGCTGTCGCGGCCCATGTCCGCACGTTGGAGGCCGAGTTCGGCCAACCCCTGCTGACGCGGTCGGGCCGTGGAATGGTGCCAACGCAGGCCGGTGCCGAACTGGCCCGCGATCTTGGCACTGGCTTTGCAGAGATTGCTGCAGGCGTCCGCGCCGCGCGGCAGGGGCGGGAGGATCGCCCCGTGATCCTGACCACGACACCCAGCTTCGCGCAAAGCTGGCTGATGCCACGCCTTGCGGCTTTCTGGTCCGACCATCCGGATGTGCCGCTGACCGTGCAAACCGATCATTCCATGATCGACCTGCGCCGGGAGGGCGTGGACCTAGCCATTCGCCACGGCAAAGGGCCTTGGCCGGGTTTGGAGGGAACCGTCCTCACCCGCGCGTCCATGGTGATCGTCGCGCAGCCTGGCCGTTTCGAGATGCCTTTTGAATGCTGCTCGCCTGAGGCCTGGGCCCATGTGAAGACGCTGCCCTGGCTTCACGACATGTCACATTCGGAGTTCAACAAGCGTCTGATCCGCCTCGGCATCGAACCGGAAAAGCTGAAGATGACAAAACTGCAATCCAATGCCCTGATCCTGCCTGCCTGTCGCGCGGGCGCGGGCGTTTCAGCGCAACCCGCGGCCTTGGTCGAACAGGACATCGAAGAGGGAAGGCTGGAGGTTTTGGCCGAAGAAACCATGAGCGATATGGCCTATCACTTGTTGCACTTGCCCGGTCCACTCAGCCGCCGCGCGCAGACATTCGTGACCTGGTTGAAACGGGACTTGAAGCGCGCGTCGAAAGCGGGCTGA
- a CDS encoding ActR/PrrA/RegA family redox response regulator transcription factor — protein sequence MATTDRSLRDIGPDKSLLIVDDDEPFLRRLERAMEKRGFEVEAAGSVAAGSAIATARPPAYAVVDLRLEDGNGLDVVERLREKRPDARIVVLTGYGAIATAVAAVKMGATDYLSKPADANDITFALLAEEEEMPPPPENPMSADRVRWEHIQRVYELCDRNVSETARRLNMHRRTLQRILAKRSPR from the coding sequence ATGGCCACGACCGACCGCAGCCTCCGGGACATCGGCCCAGATAAATCACTGCTGATCGTTGATGATGACGAACCGTTTCTGCGCCGCCTTGAGCGGGCGATGGAGAAGCGGGGTTTCGAGGTTGAGGCCGCCGGTTCCGTCGCGGCGGGATCGGCCATCGCAACCGCCCGTCCGCCTGCCTATGCCGTGGTTGATTTGCGGCTTGAGGATGGCAACGGCCTCGATGTCGTGGAACGCCTGCGCGAAAAGCGCCCGGATGCGCGGATCGTCGTGCTGACCGGCTATGGCGCGATTGCGACCGCCGTGGCTGCGGTGAAGATGGGCGCGACGGATTACCTGTCAAAGCCCGCCGACGCCAACGACATCACCTTCGCCCTTCTCGCCGAGGAAGAGGAAATGCCCCCGCCGCCAGAGAACCCGATGAGCGCGGATCGCGTGCGGTGGGAGCATATTCAGCGTGTCTATGAGTTGTGCGACCGAAACGTGTCCGAGACGGCGCGGCGGCTGAACATGCATCGCCGGACATTGCAGCGCATCCTCGCAAAACGCTCCCCCCGGTGA
- the trxA gene encoding thioredoxin — protein MATTAVTDATFDAEVKQSDIPVVVDFWAEWCGPCKQIGPALEELSTEYEGRVKIVKVNVDENPNAPMQLGVRGIPALFMFNGGEVVSNKVGAAPKAALQKWIDEAV, from the coding sequence ATGGCTACCACCGCCGTCACCGACGCCACCTTCGACGCCGAAGTGAAGCAGTCCGACATTCCTGTCGTTGTCGATTTCTGGGCCGAATGGTGTGGCCCCTGCAAGCAGATCGGCCCCGCGCTGGAAGAGCTTTCCACCGAATATGAAGGCCGCGTGAAGATCGTGAAGGTCAACGTGGACGAGAACCCGAACGCGCCGATGCAGCTTGGCGTGCGTGGCATCCCGGCGTTGTTTATGTTCAACGGCGGCGAAGTCGTCTCCAACAAGGTGGGTGCCGCGCCCAAGGCCGCGCTTCAGAAGTGGATCGACGAAGCCGTCTGA
- a CDS encoding HD domain-containing protein → MPKQQPRAWQRMLSGRRLDLLDPTPVDIEIEDIAHGLAFVARWNGQTHGDYAYSVAEHSILVTDIHARLAPGAPVKWRLAALLHDAPEYVIGDMISPVKAAVGPGYGALDDRLTAAIHLRFGLPAALPKAVKAAIKRADKVSAWLEATQLAGFTQAEADKFFGKPDPAVIDGLTLRLRPPSEVRAEFTARHAALMEAL, encoded by the coding sequence ATGCCCAAACAACAACCCCGCGCCTGGCAGCGTATGCTGTCCGGCCGCCGCCTTGATCTTTTGGACCCTACGCCCGTGGATATCGAGATTGAGGATATCGCCCACGGGCTAGCCTTCGTCGCGCGCTGGAACGGGCAGACCCATGGCGATTACGCTTATTCCGTGGCCGAGCATTCGATCCTTGTGACCGACATTCACGCTCGATTGGCCCCCGGCGCGCCGGTGAAATGGAGGTTGGCGGCGTTGCTGCATGACGCGCCGGAATATGTAATCGGTGATATGATCAGCCCGGTGAAAGCCGCCGTTGGCCCCGGCTACGGCGCGTTGGACGACAGGCTCACCGCAGCGATCCATTTACGCTTTGGCCTGCCTGCCGCGCTGCCTAAGGCGGTGAAGGCCGCGATCAAACGGGCGGACAAAGTCTCGGCCTGGCTGGAGGCCACGCAACTGGCCGGTTTCACGCAGGCCGAAGCTGACAAGTTCTTTGGCAAGCCTGACCCCGCCGTGATCGACGGCCTGACCCTGCGCCTGCGCCCCCCGTCCGAGGTGCGTGCCGAATTCACCGCGCGCCACGCGGCGTTGATGGAGGCCTTATGA